One stretch of Sebastes umbrosus isolate fSebUmb1 chromosome 5, fSebUmb1.pri, whole genome shotgun sequence DNA includes these proteins:
- the LOC119488144 gene encoding guanine nucleotide-binding protein subunit beta-4 isoform X1, protein MSELEQLRQEAEQLRNQIRDARKACSDSTLSQITAGLDSVGRIQMRTRRTLRGHLAKIYAMHWGSDSSDGSPRLLVSASQDGKLIIWDSYTTNKMHAIPLRSSWVMTCAYAPSGNYVACGGLDNICSIYSLKTREGNVRVTRELPGHTGYLSCCRFLDDNQILTSSGDTTCALWDIETGQQATNFTGHTGDVMSLSLSPDYKTFVSGACDATSKLWDIRDGMCRQSFTGHVSDINAVTFFPNGNAFGTGSDDATCRLFDLRADQELMMYSHDNIICGITSVSFSKSGRLLLAGYDDFNCNVWDTLKGERAGVLAGHDNRVSCLGVTEDGMAVATGSWDSFLRIWN, encoded by the exons GATGCCAGGAAAGCCTGCAGTGACTCCACTCTGTCACAG ATCACAGCTGGTCTGGACTCAGTGGGCCGGATACAGATGCGGACGCGACGCACTCTCAGGGGCCACCTGGCCAAGATCTATGCAATGCACTGGGGGAGCGACTCCAG TGACGGCAGTCCCAG GTTACTTGTCAGTGCCTCGCAAGATGGAAAACTAATCATCTGGGACAGCTACACAACAAATAAG ATGCATGCTATCCCGCTGCGTTCTTCCTGGGTGATGACATGCGCCTACGCCCCCTCCGGGAACTATGTGGCCTGCGGAGGCCTGGACAACATCTGCTCCATATACAGCCTGAAGACCCGTGAGGGCAACGTGCGCGTCACCCGAGAGCTACCCGGACACACAG GTTACTTGTCCTGCTGTCGTTTCTTGGATGACAACCAGATACTGACCAGCTCCGGAGACACCACCTG tgcattgtgggatatagAGACTGGCCAGCAGGCCACCAACTTCACTGGCCACACAGGGGATGTGATGAGTTTGTCTCTAAGCCCGGACTACAAGACCTTTGTGTCGGGAGCCTGTGACGCCACCTCCAAGCTGTGGGACATCCGTGACGGCATGTGCAGGCAGTCCTTCACCGGCCACGTGTCCGACATCAACGCCGTCACC tttttCCCCAATGGGAATGCCTTTGGCACCGGCTCAGATGATGCCACCTGCAGGCTGTTTGACCTGCGTGCCGACCAGGAGCTGATGATGTACAGCCACGACAACATCATCTGCGGCATCACCTCCGTGTCTTTCTCCAAGAGTGGCCGCCTGCTCCTGGCCGGCTACGATGACTTCAACTGCAACGTCTGGGACACTCTGAAAGGCGAACGTGCAG GTGTGCTAGCGGGCCACGACAACAGAGTGAGCTGCTTAGGGGTGACAGAAGACGGCATGGCTGTGGCCACCGGCTCCTGGGACAGTTTCCTCCGGATCTGGAACTAA
- the LOC119488144 gene encoding guanine nucleotide-binding protein subunit beta-4 isoform X2 — MSELEQLRQEAEQLRNQIRDARKACSDSTLSQITAGLDSVGRIQMRTRRTLRGHLAKIYAMHWGSDSRLLVSASQDGKLIIWDSYTTNKMHAIPLRSSWVMTCAYAPSGNYVACGGLDNICSIYSLKTREGNVRVTRELPGHTGYLSCCRFLDDNQILTSSGDTTCALWDIETGQQATNFTGHTGDVMSLSLSPDYKTFVSGACDATSKLWDIRDGMCRQSFTGHVSDINAVTFFPNGNAFGTGSDDATCRLFDLRADQELMMYSHDNIICGITSVSFSKSGRLLLAGYDDFNCNVWDTLKGERAGVLAGHDNRVSCLGVTEDGMAVATGSWDSFLRIWN, encoded by the exons GATGCCAGGAAAGCCTGCAGTGACTCCACTCTGTCACAG ATCACAGCTGGTCTGGACTCAGTGGGCCGGATACAGATGCGGACGCGACGCACTCTCAGGGGCCACCTGGCCAAGATCTATGCAATGCACTGGGGGAGCGACTCCAG GTTACTTGTCAGTGCCTCGCAAGATGGAAAACTAATCATCTGGGACAGCTACACAACAAATAAG ATGCATGCTATCCCGCTGCGTTCTTCCTGGGTGATGACATGCGCCTACGCCCCCTCCGGGAACTATGTGGCCTGCGGAGGCCTGGACAACATCTGCTCCATATACAGCCTGAAGACCCGTGAGGGCAACGTGCGCGTCACCCGAGAGCTACCCGGACACACAG GTTACTTGTCCTGCTGTCGTTTCTTGGATGACAACCAGATACTGACCAGCTCCGGAGACACCACCTG tgcattgtgggatatagAGACTGGCCAGCAGGCCACCAACTTCACTGGCCACACAGGGGATGTGATGAGTTTGTCTCTAAGCCCGGACTACAAGACCTTTGTGTCGGGAGCCTGTGACGCCACCTCCAAGCTGTGGGACATCCGTGACGGCATGTGCAGGCAGTCCTTCACCGGCCACGTGTCCGACATCAACGCCGTCACC tttttCCCCAATGGGAATGCCTTTGGCACCGGCTCAGATGATGCCACCTGCAGGCTGTTTGACCTGCGTGCCGACCAGGAGCTGATGATGTACAGCCACGACAACATCATCTGCGGCATCACCTCCGTGTCTTTCTCCAAGAGTGGCCGCCTGCTCCTGGCCGGCTACGATGACTTCAACTGCAACGTCTGGGACACTCTGAAAGGCGAACGTGCAG GTGTGCTAGCGGGCCACGACAACAGAGTGAGCTGCTTAGGGGTGACAGAAGACGGCATGGCTGTGGCCACCGGCTCCTGGGACAGTTTCCTCCGGATCTGGAACTAA